In the genome of Fusarium fujikuroi IMI 58289 draft genome, chromosome FFUJ_chr02, one region contains:
- a CDS encoding probable ser/thr protein phosphatase — MPGLPSSVDLDECISRLYNKELLAESVIEAVCAKTKELLMRESNVVHVKAPITVVGDIHGQFFDLIEIFRIGGYCPDTNYLFLGDYVDRGMFSVETISLLVCLKLRYPNRVHLIRGNHESRGVTQSYGFYTECSRKYGNANVWHYFTDMFDFLTLSVVINDQIFCVHGGLSPSIHSIDQIKIIDRFREIPHEGPMADLVWSDPDPERDEFSLSPRGAGYTFGAQVVKKFLAVNNMSHILRAHQLCQEGFQVLYDDRLSTVWSAPNYCYRCGNMASVLEVSDTGERFFNVFAAAPENDVHKDLQPGNEKSADGNALPDYFL; from the exons ATGCCTGGGCTACCTT CATCCGTCGATCTCGACGAGTGCATCTCGCGCTTGTACAACAAGGAGTTGCTAGCCGAGTCTGTCATCGAAGCAGTCTGCGCCAAGAcgaaagaacttcttatgCGCGAGTCCAACGTCGTCCATGTCAAAGCGCCCATCACAGTCGTAGGAGATATCCACGGCCAGTTCTTCGACCTAATCGAGATTTTCCGCATCGGTGGCTACTGCCCCGACACAAACTATTTGTTCCTTG GAGACTACGTTGACCGCGGCATGTTCAGTGTCGAAACAATATCGCTACTAGTTTGCTTGAAACTGCGGTACCCTAATCGCGTACATCTTATTCGAGGAAATCATGAGTCGCGCGGTGTGACACAGTCCTATGGCTTCTATACAGAGTGCTCGCGCAAATATGGTAATGCCAATGTGTGGCACTACTTTACAGACATGTTCGACTTTTTAACTTTGAGCGTTGTGATCAACGACCAAATATTTTGCGTACACGGAG GCCTTTCCCCTTCGATCCATTCAATCGACCAGATCAAAATTATAGACCGTTTCCGCGAGATCCCCCATGAAGGTCCCATGGCCGATCTCGTCTGGTCTGATCCTGACCCTGAGCGCGACGAGTTCTCCCTTTCACCCCGCGGCGCGGGGTACACTTTTGGAGCACAGGTTGTTAAGAAATTCCTGGCTGTCAACAACATGTCGCATATCCTCCGCGCCCACCAACTCTGTCAGGAGGGCTTCCAGGTCCTTTACGACGACCGCCTCAGCACTGTCTGGAGTGCGCCAAACTACTGCTACCGTTGTGGGAACATGGCCAGTGTTCTTGAAGTGAGTGACACGGGCGAGCGTTTCTTCAACGTTTTTGCGGCCGCGCCCGAGAACGATGTCCACAAGGACCTCCAACCCGGAAACGAAAAGTCTGCCGACGGTAATGCCTTGCCAGACTACTTCTTATAG
- a CDS encoding related to phospholipid-translocating ATPase, which translates to MYELYARRPASFDDCTNITALCPVSATVLGYVPNKGSSYFFTICFAILFLSSVGLGVWKKTWTYAATLGAGLLLETIGYIGRIQMDPNPWNSSAFQTQICCIIIAPTFICAAIYLTLKHVALALNPDLSRVHPRWYPRIFLPADLSCLIIQAIGGGVAAAAKRNQPDLARNGNRTIIAGVVLQVIVLLAFGAMGTDYYLRVKKYLHSSEAAPESLRVWQDKKFRMFGFAVSGAYFAILTRCIYRIAEMAGGWGNHIMQDEPSFLVLDSSLVLITGFLLTAFHPGIFFPQMAVTMQRTKKTEAETPAESSSEERKVENSQTA; encoded by the exons ATGTACGAATTATACGCTCGTCGACCGGCGAGTTTCGATGACTGCACTAATATCACTGCCCTCTGTCCCGTCAGCGCAACTGTCCTCGGTTATGTTCCCAACAAAGGATCCAGTTACTTCTTTACAATCTGTTTTGCGATTCTGTTCCTATCATCTGTAGGATTGGGTGTTTGGAAGAAGACATGGACATATGCTGCGACTCTGGGAGCAGGTTTATTGCTGGAGACTATTG GATATATCGGCCGTATTCAGATGGACCCTAACCCTTGGAACTCATCAGCCTTCCAGACCCAAATCTgctgcatcatcatcgccccGACCTTCATCTGCGCCGCCATCTACCTCACCCTCAAGCACGTCGCCCTCGCCCTCAACCCAGATCTCTCACGAGTTCATCCTCGTTGGTACCCGCGCATCTTCCTCCCAGCCGATCTCTCATGCCTCATCATCCAAGCTATCGGCGGTGGtgtcgcagcagcagcaaagcgCAACCAGCCCGACCTCGCTAGGAACGGTAACAGGACCATCATCGCCGGTGTCGTCCTCCAGGTCATCGTGCTCCTCGCCTTTGGAGCCATGGGCACTGATTACTACCTACGCGTGAAGAAGTACCTCCACAGCTCAGAGGCTGCCCCTGAGTCGCTGCGAGTCTGGCAGGATAAGAAGTTCCGCATGTTTGGCTTTGCGGTTTCGGGCGCCTATTTTGCCATTCTCACTCGTTGCATTTACCG AATTGCCGAAATGGCCGGTGGTTGGGGCAATCATATTATGCAGGACGAGCCTagcttcctcgtcctcgacaGCTCCCTTGTTCTCATCACTGGCTTCCTACTGACGGCCTTTCATCCTGGAATTTTCTTCCCACAGATGGCTGTCACTATGCAGCGCACTAAGAAGACCGAGGCTGAGACACCTGCTGAATCTTCCAGCGAGGAACGAAAAGTCGAAAACTCTCAGACTGCTTAG
- a CDS encoding related to beta-NAP protein has product MESIARISSLMETARELTLDAAQATRGARTSSRPLDRNQMRKLLDSRNDREVLEGLRRVMAMMYRNHKTLPFFSSVVKNVASPNIEIKKLVYIYLIHHAEQEPDLALLSINTIQKSLSDQNPQVRALALKTMSGIRVPVISQIVSLAIKKGVADMSPYVRKAAALAIPKCHRLDPSQAPQLIDYLSTLLGDKQYYVAGAAVSAFLEICPDRIDLIHKHYRTLIKQVVDMDEWSQLATLRLMMYYARKCFPRRTESPDESTENSQDQRVDDFYGESRQGSRSHGSSVLDPDLELLLNGIRPLLQSRNAGVVVAVTRCYVDIGTPEYVKQAIGPLIALLRGAQDIQETALFNIVSVCLLRPTDFVKYASHFLVRATDTAPVWELKLEILTIIFPHSPPHVKSLILKELEHFSQGTNKALVREAVRAIGRCAQTDTSAAPRCLKLLLGQITSLDGTLAAESLTVIRHLIQQDVQGHVGTVVRLAKNLDSATDPQARATIIWLVGEFSGLNGEDNIAPDVLRILLKEFSNESPVAKQQILLLGAKVYLHHLNRRTEAEKERDAEEDPPMHTDTHPIVRLWEYVLLLVRYDTSFDLRDRARMYRSLLAVPQLATLMLLAEKPAPHAPSPSESRKGFLLGSSTLVLAGGGGIHGLRGYEPLPDWVEEGKQPDRRLREPEGSQSSRYDVERSTLPASERLDEAAKTVMPSRSNGTGTGTGEAVGAKTLDDWLAEEEQESEETEEETEEESSEEEEDDEEEDDEEEEETDSDDDGEADRLVKS; this is encoded by the exons ATGGAGTCAATAGCGAGGATCTCGAGTCTCATGGAGACCG CGAGGGAGCTCACCCTCGATGCTGCCCAGGCGACGCGTGGTGCGCGCACGAGCTCAAGACCTTTGGACCGAAACCAGATGAGGAAGTTGTTGGATAGCAGGAACGATCGCGAGGTCCTCGAGGGTCTACGGCGTGTTATGGCG ATGATGTATCGAAACCACAAGACTCTaccattcttctcttctgtcgTCAAGAATGTCGCCTCGCCGAACATCGAAATCAAGAAGCTTGTCTACATATACCTCATCCACCATGCCGAACAGGAGCCCGATCTCGCACTCCTCTCCATCAACACTATTCAGAAATCCTTATCCGATCAGAACCCCCAAGTCCGAGCTCTCGCCCTCAAGACCATGTCCGGAATTCGAGTTCCCGTCATCAGCCAGATTGTATCTCTCGCTATCAAGAAGGGTGTGGCCGACATGAGCCCCTACGTGCGGAAAGCAGCTGCCCTCGCAATTCCTAAATGTCATCGATTAGACCCGAGTCAAGCGCCGCAGTTGATCGATTACTTATCGACTCTGCTGGGTGACAAGCAATACTATGTCGCTGGAGCTGCTGTGTCAGCTTTCCTCGAGATTTGTCCCGACCGAATAGACCTTATTCACAAGCACTATCGGACGCTGATCAAGCAAGTGGTGGATATGGACGAATGGAGTCAATTGGCAACACTACGACTGATGATGTATTATGCGCGAAAGTGCTTCCCTCGGAGGACAGAGTCGCCAGACGAATCGACCGAAAACTCCCAGGATCAGCGAGTGGACGACTTCTACGGGGAATCGCGACAAGGTAGTCGAAGTCATGGGTCTTCAGTACTTGACCCGGATCTGGAATTGCTCCTAAATGGCATCAGACCTCTACTGCAGAGTAGGAATGCCGGTGTTGTTGTCGCTGTTACTCGGTGCTATGTCGATATCGGGACACCCGAGTACGTGAAGCAGGCTATTGGCCCCTTGATCGCCTTGCTTCGTGGAGCTCAGGATATCCAGGAGACTGCTCTTTTCAACATCGTCTCCGTCTGTCTTCTTCGGCCCACCGATTTCGTCAAATATGCCAGCCATTTCCTGGTTCGAGCCACCGATACTGCTCCTGTGTGGGAATTAAAGTTGGAGATCCTGACGATCATCTTCCCTCACAGTCCACCACAtgttaaaagtcttattCTGAAGGAACTTGAACACTTCTCGCAAGGAACAAACAAGGCATTAGTTCGAGAGGCGGTGCGCGCTATCGGCCGCTGCGCCCAGACTGATACCTCTGCGGCTCCTCGATGCTTGAAGTTACTCCTCGGTCAAATCACTAGCTTGGACGGCACCCTCGCTGCCGAGTCACTGACAGTCATTCGTCACCTGATACAACAGGACGTCCAGGGACATGTTGGGACAGTTGTTCGCCTAGCAAAGAATCTCGACTCTGCAACTGACCCCCAGGCTCGTGCTACAATCATCTGGCTTGTGGGTGAATTCTCAGGTCTGAATGGAGAGGACAACATTGCGCCAGATGTTCTTCGCATCTTGCTCAAGGAGTTTTCTAATGAATCGCCAGTGGCTAAGCAACAGATTCTGCTCTTGGGGGCCAAGGTTTACCTCCACCACCTCAACCGAAGgactgaagctgagaaggagagagACGCTGAGGAGGACCCGCCTATGCATACAGATACTCATCCTATTGTGAGGCTATGGGAGTACGTCCTGCTACTTGTGAGATATGATACATCGTTCGATCTCCGCGACCGCGCGAGAATGTATCGATCGCTCCTTGCAGTTCCCCAGCTGGCGACGCTGATGCTCCTTGCTGAGAAGCCAGCACCACATGCCCCGAGTCCATCAGAATCTCGAAAGGGATTCCTCTTGGGTTCTTCCACATTAGTGCTTGCAGGTGGCGGTGGTATTCATGGTCTTCGGGGCTATGAACCCTTACCTGATTGGGTCGAGGAAGGAAAACAGCCTGATCGCCGACTTCGAGAACCTGAAGGCAGTCAAAGTTCTAGGTACGACGTAGAAAGAAGTACACTGCCTGCCAGTGAAAGACTCGACGAGGCGGCCAAGACAGTCATGCCTAGCAGATCAAACGGCACGGGGACAGGCACGGGTGAAGCAGTGGGTGCGAAGACTCTGGATGACTGGcttgcagaagaagagcaagaaagcgAGGAGACGGAAGAAGAGACGGAAGAAGAATCatcggaggaggaggaagacgatgaggaggaggatgatgaggaggaagaagagactgaTAGCGATGACGATGGGGAAGCCGATAGACTGGTCAAATCCTAA
- a CDS encoding probable rho GDP dissociation inhibitor, protein MASHDDDTMPEETQGYKLSQPKQSLAEYQQMDAGDESLQRYKESLGLGGGTDISDPNDPRVCIILSLTMDSPGRPPVTIDLSTPGSETTLKDKPFNIKEGAKFTMSAKFKVQHEILSGLHYVQVVKRKGIRVSKDSEMIGSYAPNTDKQPTYVKKFQEEEAPSGMLARGHYNAISSFVDDDKKKHLEFEWSFDIAKDW, encoded by the exons ATGGCTTCTCACGACGATGATACTATGCCCGAGGAGACTCAGGGCTACAAGCTCTCCCAGCCTAAGCAGAGTCTGGCTGAGTACCAGCAGATGG ACGCCGGTGATGAGTCTCTCCAGCGATACAAGGAGTCCCTCGGTCTCGGCGGTGGTACTGACATCTCCGACCCCAACGACCCCCGAGTCTGCATTATTCTCTCCCTGACCATGGACTCTCCTGGCCGCCCTCCCGTCACCATCGATCTCTCTACCCCCGGAAGCGAGACCACCCTCAAAGACAAGCctttcaacatcaaggagGGTGCCAAGTTCACCATGAgcgccaagttcaaggtccAGCACGAGATTCTCAGCGGTCTTCACTACGTCCAGGTCGTCAAGCGAAAGGGTATCCGAGTCTCCAAGGACTCCGAGATGATTGGCAGCTATGCTCCCAACACTGACAAGCAGCCCACCTACGTCAAGAAGT TccaagaggaggaggcacCTAGCGGCATGCTTGCTCGTGGTCACTACAACGCCATCTCTAGCTTCGTGGACGAcgataagaagaagcatcTCGAGTTCGAGTGGAGTTTCGACATCGCCAAGGACTGGTAG
- a CDS encoding related to fungal transcriptional regulatory protein: MPPSNTKPCHNCRRRRLRCDRSWPTCHKCAVSGQECLGYGKVFVWTQGIDSHGNVNPPPGRRLPDESDASTSVSPPGHQQGQGQHDRARPQPQPDYSDQHPLARLVQQAQQAAQEAEEMNQHQQQQRQQQQPTPPGSEDAPSHDPSIPWPSPAALTDPLFQDLDRTSRYYLAHFSERVCKDLVVRDTPENPFRELIPLTRKHPLLLQILVATSAIHWSNIFRRVTEIPAGLTNPAGYLSLLRSKDLVTRQALIDALTAKQKAMSHMREVLDTLDPAGSEVALAAMHFFIKFDLIDLDKSDNQSWRAHLEGATSIMALLNPDSNPDASSRMLRDRVITDSFIYNILGSTLTSGGLAARVARQAFQFLPVMKRVELTSYLSCPPEILNIILSASELSHEVPWTDQSLGAADKAIALIDEALAVDIPAWADYLRQHNLVQDLESRVCLAAAHRSAACLYILQALPLVRSVRSIDTDFLLEDVLRNLAAIDENDPYFKASSWPTFVAGAETRDPEKRTWTLARLLSIWQICPWGYLFTAIEMLKATWAMQDSRGSDNVNWLHDLRGMGFENLIV, encoded by the exons ATGCCGCCAAGCAACACCAAACCGTGTCACAACTGCCGTCGTCGACGCCTGCGCTGCGACCGCTCATGGCCGACATGCCACAAATGTGCGGTCTCAGGGCAGGAATGCCTCGGGTATGGCAAGGTCTTCGTTTGGACCCAAGGAATTGACTCCCACGGCAATGTCAATCCCCCTCCCGGCCGGCGACTACCCGACGAATCTGATGCTTCCACCTCTGTATCACCTCCCGGCCACCAACAGGGCCAGGGTCAGCATGATCGCGCTcgacctcagcctcaaccagACTATAGCGACCAACATCCGCTGGCGCGTCTGGTTCAGCAAGCCCAACAGGCCGCCCAAGAGGCAGAAGAGATGAATCagcaccaacaacagcaaaggcaacagcagcagccaacCCCGCCGGGTTCTGAGGACGCCCCTTCGCACGATCCTAGCATACCCTGGCCTTCTCCTGCTGCACTTACAGATCCGTTGttccaggaccttgaccgCACATCACGATACTACCTAGCGCATT TCAGCGAGAGGGTCTGCAAAGATCTTGTGGTCCGAGACACGCCTGAAAACCCGTTCCGTGAGCTGATACCCTTGACGCGGAAGCACCCGCTCCTCTTGCAGATTCTTGTTGCCACTTCGGCGATCCATTGGTCCAACATATTTCGTCGTGTTACCGAAATACCAGCAGGCCTCACCAATCCCGCGGGCTATCTTTCCCTGCTACGTTCAAAAGATCTTGTGACACGACAGGCTCTCATCGATGCCTTGACGGCGAAGCAAAAGGCCATGAGCCACATGAGGGAGGTGCTCGATACCCTTGACCCGGCAGGCAGTGAGGTGGCATTAGCTGCCATGCACTTTTTTATCAAGTTTGACTTGATTGATCTGGATAAGTCAGACAACCAGAGCTGGAGGGCCCACTTGGAAGGCGCCACAAGCATCATGGCATTGCTCAACCCGGATAGTAATCCCGACGCATCTAGTAGAATGTTGCGGGACCGTGTCATTACTGACAGCTTCAT CTACAACATTCTGGGCTCGACGTTGACATCTGGTGGCCTTGCAGCTCGTGTTGCACGGCAAGCTTTCCAGTTCTTACCCGTTATGAAGCGTGTGGAATTGACAAGCTACTTGTCTTGTCCTCCGGAGATTCTGAACATCATTCTTTCTGCATCCGAGCTGTCCCACGAAGTGCCCTGGACAGACCAGTCTCTAGGTGCGGCAGACAAGGCAATTGCTCTAATAGACGAGGCTCTTGCTGTAGACATTCCAGCTTGGGCAGACTATTTACGACAACACAACCTTGTTCAGGATCTTGAGAGTCGAGTGTGTCTAGCTGCGGCACACCGGTCAGCAGCTTGCCTGTACATCCTCCAAGCGCTACCGCTAGTTCGGTCTGTACGGTCCATTGACACCGATTTCCTGCTGGAGGACGTTTTGAGAAATTTAGCCGCCATCGATGAGAATGACCCATACTTCAAAGCATCGTCGTGGCCGACTTTTGTTGCAGGGGCCGAGACACGAGACCCTGAAAAACGCACTTGGACCCTGGCACGGCTGTTGTCGATTTGGCAAATCTGTCCATGGGGGTATCTCTTCACGGCAATTGAAATGCTCAAAGCGACATGGGCGATGCAGGATTCGCGCGGCTCCGATAATGTCAACTGGCTACATGATCTACGGGGGATGGGATTTGAGAACTTGATTGTTTGA
- a CDS encoding related to 3-hydroxyisobutyrate dehydrogenase: MRPSTRLGSLMLRRGFASSARRLDNYGFIGLGQMGYQMAKNLQSKLKPSDKVSIFDINPESMKGLETEMKAASTGAQVELAASAFDASKDADTIITVLPEPQHVKGVYESIITSSLPKKDRVFIDCSTIDPSTSRQVAKTVSSAGQGTFVDAPMSGGVVGATAGTLTFMLGASPNLIPRLEPVLLLMGKKVLHCGDQGAGLSAKLANNYLLALNNIATAEAMNLGMQWGLDPKKLAGVINVSTGRCWPSEVNNPVAGVVETAPANRDYRGGFGISLMKKDLRLAMVAAEEAGARMELAKTAFAVYEAAEKEDKCKGRDFSVVYRYLGGKEEQS, translated from the exons ATGAGACCTTCAACGCGGCTTGGAAGCCTGATGCTTCGTCGAGGCTTTGCCAGTTCGGCACGACGACTAGACAATTACGGCTTCATCGGTCTAGGACAAATG GGTTATCAAATGGCAAAGAACCTCCAGTCAAAGTTGAAACCATCAGACAAGGTGTCCATCTTTGATATCAACCCTGAATCTATGAAGGGTCTGGAAACAGAGATGAAGGCTGCTTCGACAGGAGCTCAAGTTGAGTTGGCAGCCAGCGCATTCGATGCCTCCAAAGATGCT GACACAATTATCACTGTACTCCCAGAGCCTCAGCACGTGAAGGGCGTATATGAATCCATCATCACTTCGTCTCTCCCCAAAAAGGACCGCGTTTTTATCGACTGTTCAACCATTGACCCTTCAACATCTCGCCAGGTCGCCAAGACTGTGTCTTCTGCTGGGCAAGGCACATTCGTTGATGCACCCATGTCTGGAGGTGTTGTAGGCGCAACTGCTGGAACGCTCACCTTTATGCTCGGTGCTTCACCCAACCTCATTCCTCGTCTCGAGcctgtccttctcctcatggGAAAGAAAGTCCTCCACTGTGGTGACCAAGGCGCAGGCCTGTCCGCCAAGTTGGCCAACAACTACCTCCTGGCTCTTAACAACATCGCTACGGCAGAAGCCATGAACTTGGGTATGCAGTGGGGTCTGGATCCTAAGAAACTGGCTGGCGTCATCAATGTGAGCACAGGACGATGCTGGCCCAGTGAGGTCAACAACCCTGTTGCCGGTGTTGTAGAGACAGCACCAGCCAACAGAGATTACAGGGGAGGATTCGGTATATctctgatgaagaaggatctgCGACTGGCTATGgtggctgctgaggaggctggCGCAAGAATGGAGTTGGCAAAGACGGCGTTTGCAGTCTATGAAGCTGCTGAAAAGGAGGACAAGTGCAAGGGACGGGACTTTTCTGTTGTGTATCGATATTTGGGCGGTAAGGAGGAGCAGTCATGA